One part of the Astatotilapia calliptera chromosome 9, fAstCal1.2, whole genome shotgun sequence genome encodes these proteins:
- the LOC113029845 gene encoding coagulation factor VIII-like yields the protein MEPGWSPLPTDPQPYFQVDFLEPMWVSGVVTQGTERMWGSLTKYRLAFALHSSLFTDFTENGKPDGPAKVFEVRMVGRTPVTRWLGRLVRARYVRIMPAEYRHTFYLRVEILGCRGDELVTPAV from the exons ATGGAGCCCGGTTGGAGCCCGTTACCTACAGACCCTCAGCCGTATTTTCAGGTGGATTTCTTGGAGCCCATGTGGGTGTCAGGCGTGGTGACACAGGGCACTGAGCGAATGTGGGGTTCCCTCACCAAATACCGCCTGGCGTTTGCCCTGCACAGCAGCCTTTTCACAGACTTTACTGAGAATGGGAAGCCCGATGGCCCCGCTAAG GTGTTTGAGGTACGGATGGTGGGCAGGACCCCCGTGACCCGCTGGCTCGGTCGGCTGGTCAGAGCTCGCTACGTGCGCATCATGCCTGCAGAGTACAGGCACACGTTTTACCTGCGCGTGGAGATCCTCGGCTGCCGAGGAG ATGAGCTGGTGACCCCAGCAGTGTGA